The following is a genomic window from Blattabacterium cuenoti.
AACCATTTCACAAATTTGTTTCAAATTTTTTTTTATAGGTTCAGGATCATGTGTAAAGATTCCATTAGGGGTACAATGTATTTTTATAACTTTAACTCCAAGTTCTTCTAATAACATTGGAATGGCTATTCCTCCTGTTGAATTAATTCCATCTACTACAATAGTAAATTTAAATTTTCTAATAATATTTTTATCTACTAATGGAAGAGATAAAATAGATTGTATATGTTTATAAATATAATTATTATCATATACACAATTACCCCATTTTTCATATGGAACAAAATGAATTTTTTTTTTTTTCACTATAATAGAAATTTGATTAAAATCTTTTTCAGATAAAAATTCTCCATTAGCATTAAATAATTTTAAACCATTCCAATTTTTTGGATTATGACTAGCAGTTAACATTACCCCTCCATCTACTTTTTCATTTAAAATAGCAAAACCAACAGTAGGTGTAGTAGTAAGTCCAATATCAATAATATTTATACCAAAATGTTTAAAAATAATAATAATAAATGTTTGAAATGATATTGAGGTTATTCTACCATCTCTTCCTAAAATAATACACAATTTATGTTTTCGTTTTCTTTTTAACCATGTAGAATATCCTGCTGCAAAATTCATAATTTCTATAAGAGTAAAATTTTTATTGATTTCTCCTCCTAATGTTCCTCTTATCCCAGATAAAGTTGTTACAAGTGTCAAAAATAATTGGATTTTAATATACAAAAATAAACAAAAAATTTTTAAAAAATCAAGAATATTTATTATTGAGACAAATAAATCTTAAAAATATATAATTGGTATAACAATTATTATTACAGTAATTATATTAATAATATATTATTATGAAATATGAATATTTTTAATAAAAAAATTAATATTTATAATGTATTTATTTTGCATGGCATGAATAATATATAACAAAATTGTTTATATAAATTATTTTAGTTTATTATTTATTTTACTTATAAATTTATCAAAAAAAATTATTTTTTTAGACTAAATTCAACATTATATATTGTATTATATTATTTATTTTAATCCAAAAAAAAGAAAAAATTTAAATAATAATAACACTACTAAACAAATATTGTATTTTATCATTTTTAAACTGTTTACAAAATTATTTTGATTAATAAGATAAGACCAACCCCCCCCCATATAAAATTCAATTTTAATTAACTTAATTAGGAGGTATAGAATCATCAATAAAACTATCATTACTATTAACAACCAATTTATTATCATTATTATGTATTATTTTTTTTGAAAATAATGATGATTCATTATTATTTTCCAAATCAATAAATTTTGATTGATTACTAATAAATTTAAGACGAAATTTATCTAATCCTCCATTTCTATGCTTAGATAAAATAATTTCTGCTTGACCTATACAAGATTCTTTTCCATATGTATCCCATGTATCAAATCCATAATATTCAGGTCTATAAATAAATAATACAAGATCTGCATCTTGTTCTATAGAACCTGATTCACGTAAATCCGAAAGTATAGGTCTTTTTCTTCCACTTCTCATTTCAACTGCTCTAGATAATTGCGATAATGCTATAATTGGAATATCTAATTCTTTTGCTATTGATTTTAAACTTCTAGAAATAATTGAAATTTCTTGTTCTCTATTTCTTATTACAAAATTAGAAGGATTATCATGAATACCCATTAATTGCATATAATCTAAACATACTAATTTGATTCCATGTTTAGAAATTAAATGACGACATTTTGCCCGAAAATTAAATAAAGATAAGGATGGAGTATCATCAATAAGTAAGGCAGATTCTTTTAATTTTTTTGTTTTATAAAATAAATATTTCCAATCTAAATCTGAAAGATTAGACTTTTTTAATTTATCTGATGAGATTCCAGTTTCTGAAGCAATTAATCTTATTATCAATTGAATAGAAGACATTTCTAATGAAAAAACTGCAACTGGAATATTTTGATCTAATATGATATTTCTAATAATAGATAACATAAAAGTTGTTTTTCCCATTCCTGGTCTAGATGCTAATATAATTAAATCTGAATTCTGAAATCCAGAAGTAATTTTATCTAAATAATAAAATCCAGAAGAAATACCACTTAATCCATTTTTATTTTTTCCTATTTTTTTTATTTTATTAATTGCTTGTATAATAAGTGATCGTGTATTTTCATATTTTTTTTTATTTAAATATTTTTGATTAATATCAAATAATTCAGATTCTGCTTTATCCAATAATTCAAAAACATCAGTGTCTTCATTATAACAATGTTCTATAATATTTGAAGATATATTAATTAATTTTCGTAATAAAAATTTTTGCAGAATTATACGGCTATGATATTCTACATGAGCAGAAGAAATTACTTTTTGTGTTAATTCTATTAAATATAATTCTCCACCTATAAAACTTAATTTACCTTCTTTACGTAGTTTATTAGAAACAGTATATAAATCAATTGGATTAGAATTATGATATAAATCTTGAATAGATTTAAATATATATTGATGTTTTTTTTTATAAAAAACTTCAGGAAAAATTAGATTCATTATTTCATGCAATCCTTGTTTATCAATCATGATTGATCCTAATATAATTTTTTCTAAATCAATAGATTGAGGTGGAATTTTTCCTTTTTGAAGAAAATGGGAATCATTCATACTGATTATGCTCAAATTTATAAAGTAATAAATATTTTGAAATAAAAAAATAAATGAATAATTCCAAAAAACAATTATTAATATATTTTAATTATCGTAATATCCTATAGATATATATTTTGTTTTTCTATTTTTAATTAATTTATCTATTTGTATAGAAGATAATTCTTTATAATATTCGATAATTTTTTCCTTTATAGCTAAATAGGCTTCATTAGGACAAAAATGTGCTCCTCCTAAAGGTTCTTTAATAATATCATCTATAAGATTTAAGTTTTGCATATCATAAGAAGTTAATTTTAAAGATTTAGCAGCATTTTCTTTATGTTTCCAATCACCCCAAAGTATCGTAGAACAACTTTCAGGAGAAATTACAGAAAACCATGAATTTTCCATCATAGATATTTTATCTCCTATTCCAATACCTAATGCACCTCCACTAGCTCCTTCCCCAATAATAAAAACTATTATAGGAACTTTTAAACACATCATTTCGCAAATATTATTTCCAATTGCTTCTCCTTGTCCTTTCTCTTCAGCTTCAATTCCTGGATACGCACCAGGAGTATCTATAAATGATACAATAGGTTTTTTAAATTTTTCTGCTAATTTCATTAAACGTAATGCTTTTCTATATCCTTCTGGATTAGGCATTCCAAATCTTCTATATTGTCTATCTTTGGTATTTTTCCCTTTTTGAGTTCCAACAAACATATATGTTATATCTTCTATTTTGCCAAATCCTCCTATTATAGCTTTATCATCTCCAATATGTCTATCTCCATGTAATTCTATAAATGATTCTTGTTTTGTAATAGATAATATATAATCTAACGAATATGGTCTATTTGGATGTCTAGATAATTGAACTCTTTGCCAAGGAGTAAGATTTTTATGTACATGTTTAATAGTTTCTTCTAATTTAAATTGCAATTGTAAACGAATTTTTTTCATATCAATTCCGCTTTGTTTTTCTATCATCATGCAATTAATATATTGATCCTGAATATTTTTTATAGGAAGTTCAAAATCTAAATATTCCATATTTAATATTTTATCGTATAAAAGATGTAATATATTCTTTATTAAGAAAAGAAATATTTTCAGTAGAAATTCCTTTTGGACAATCTATTTCACATGCCATAGTATTTGTACAACTTCCAAACCCTTCTTCATCCATTTTTTGGACCATATCTAATACTCTTTTTTTTCTTTCTATTTTTCCTTGTGGTAATAAGGCTAAATGAGAAATTTTAGCTGCAACAAACAACATTGCAGATTTATTTTTACATGTTGCAATACAAGCGCCACAACCAATACAAGATGCAGAATCAAAGGCTTTATCTGCATCAGATTTAGCAATAGGAATTAAATTGCCATCTATAGTATGCCCAAATGTTCCAACTGAAATAAATCCTCCAGACATCATAATTCTATCTAAAGAAGATCTGTCTACTATTAAATCTTGAATTATTGGAAATGATTTTGCTCTCCAAGGTTCAACATAAATGATTTCATCATTGCAAAAATTTCTCATATGTAACTGACAAGTAGTTGCAAGATTTTCAGGGCCATGAGCTCTTCCATTAATATATAAAGAACACATGCCACAAATACCTTCACGACAATCATGATCAAAAGCAATTGGAAATTCTTTTTTTTCTAATAAAATATTATTATTCAATATATCTAACATTTCTAAAAATGAACTATCAGGAGAAATATCATAAATTTTATATGTTTTAAAATAGCCATTTGACTTGTTATTTTTTTGCCTCCATACTTTTAACGTAAAATTAAGAGATTTTTTTGCTTTCATAAATCTATTTTTTATACATAAGAACGAGTCTTTAACTTTACAAAGTTGAATATTAAATTTTCTTTATGCATTATTTCTTCTTTAATTGATTTATTTTGTTGATATTCCCATATAGAAACATATTTATAATTTTCATCATTTCTCATAGATTCTCCATCTTTTGTTTGATATTCTTCTCTAAAATGACTTCCACAAGATTCGTTTCTATTTACAGCATCCATAGCCATTAATTCACTTAATTCTAAAAAATCTGCAATTCTTATCGCTTTTTCTAATTCGTAATTCATCCCATCTTGAATATTACCTGGAACAAAAATATTGTTCCAAAAAATATTTTTTAATTCTTTTATTTTTGTTATCGCTTTGTATAAACCTTTTTTATTTCTACTCATTCCAACATATTTCCACATTATATGTCCAAGATTTTTATGAATATAATCAACAGAAATATTTCCTTTTTTAGATAAAATTTTTAAAATGTTATTGTAAACTTGTTTTTCTGATTTTTTAAATTCTTCATGATCAGTAGATATTGTATTGTTTTTATTTAAAAATTGAGATAAATAATCAGATATAG
Proteins encoded in this region:
- the glmM gene encoding phosphoglucosamine mutase is translated as MTLVTTLSGIRGTLGGEINKNFTLIEIMNFAAGYSTWLKRKRKHKLCIILGRDGRITSISFQTFIIIIFKHFGINIIDIGLTTTPTVGFAILNEKVDGGVMLTASHNPKNWNGLKLFNANGEFLSEKDFNQISIIVKKKKIHFVPYEKWGNCVYDNNYIYKHIQSILSLPLVDKNIIRKFKFTIVVDGINSTGGIAIPMLLEELGVKVIKIHCTPNGIFTHDPEPIKKNLKQICEMVPKMHADLGISVDPDVDRAVFICENGNFFGEEYTLVSISDYILEYHLGPVVSTLSSSQVLKDLSIMKGVPYYSTPVGEVYVINKMKQVNAVIGGEGNGGIIYPPLRYGRDALLGISLFLTYIAKLDKIPLTKLKKKYPNYYMYKKKIKLDNNKNIYKILAKLKQLYIGQNMNFQDGLKINFLKTKEWIHIRKSNTENIIRIHIESPYKTRVHLLYKEILNKIK
- the dnaB gene encoding replicative DNA helicase; this encodes MNDSHFLQKGKIPPQSIDLEKIILGSIMIDKQGLHEIMNLIFPEVFYKKKHQYIFKSIQDLYHNSNPIDLYTVSNKLRKEGKLSFIGGELYLIELTQKVISSAHVEYHSRIILQKFLLRKLINISSNIIEHCYNEDTDVFELLDKAESELFDINQKYLNKKKYENTRSLIIQAINKIKKIGKNKNGLSGISSGFYYLDKITSGFQNSDLIILASRPGMGKTTFMLSIIRNIILDQNIPVAVFSLEMSSIQLIIRLIASETGISSDKLKKSNLSDLDWKYLFYKTKKLKESALLIDDTPSLSLFNFRAKCRHLISKHGIKLVCLDYMQLMGIHDNPSNFVIRNREQEISIISRSLKSIAKELDIPIIALSQLSRAVEMRSGRKRPILSDLRESGSIEQDADLVLFIYRPEYYGFDTWDTYGKESCIGQAEIILSKHRNGGLDKFRLKFISNQSKFIDLENNNESSLFSKKIIHNNDNKLVVNSNDSFIDDSIPPN
- a CDS encoding acetyl-CoA carboxylase carboxyltransferase subunit alpha, encoding MEYLDFELPIKNIQDQYINCMMIEKQSGIDMKKIRLQLQFKLEETIKHVHKNLTPWQRVQLSRHPNRPYSLDYILSITKQESFIELHGDRHIGDDKAIIGGFGKIEDITYMFVGTQKGKNTKDRQYRRFGMPNPEGYRKALRLMKLAEKFKKPIVSFIDTPGAYPGIEAEEKGQGEAIGNNICEMMCLKVPIIVFIIGEGASGGALGIGIGDKISMMENSWFSVISPESCSTILWGDWKHKENAAKSLKLTSYDMQNLNLIDDIIKEPLGGAHFCPNEAYLAIKEKIIEYYKELSSIQIDKLIKNRKTKYISIGYYDN
- a CDS encoding succinate dehydrogenase/fumarate reductase iron-sulfur subunit codes for the protein MKAKKSLNFTLKVWRQKNNKSNGYFKTYKIYDISPDSSFLEMLDILNNNILLEKKEFPIAFDHDCREGICGMCSLYINGRAHGPENLATTCQLHMRNFCNDEIIYVEPWRAKSFPIIQDLIVDRSSLDRIMMSGGFISVGTFGHTIDGNLIPIAKSDADKAFDSASCIGCGACIATCKNKSAMLFVAAKISHLALLPQGKIERKKRVLDMVQKMDEEGFGSCTNTMACEIDCPKGISTENISFLNKEYITSFIR